In Mus musculus strain C57BL/6J chromosome 9, GRCm38.p6 C57BL/6J, one genomic interval encodes:
- the Olfr954 gene encoding olfactory receptor 954, whose protein sequence is MEDMPAGNHCTVTVFFLAGLSEQSELQLPLFLFFTGIYLITVSGNLGMIILIGLSSNLHTPMYYFLSSLSFIDFGQSTVVTPKMLVSFLTEKNLITYPECLAQLYFAIIFGTAESYTLAAMAYDRYVAICNPLVYNIAMSSQIYCSLISGVYIFAVFCASVNMGFMFRIQFCKSDVINHYFCDFLPLLKLACSNTYVSEMLILFFGTLNIFVPMLTIITSYISIISSILRISSSEGRSKAFSTCSSHISAVAVFYGSTAFVYLQPSRVSSIDQGKVSSVFYTTVVPMLNPLIYSLRNKDVSVAMKKILERKRFM, encoded by the coding sequence ATGGAGGACATGCCAGCAGGAAACCATTGCACAGTGACTGTGTTCTTCTTAGCTGGGCTCTCAGAGCAGTCAGAACTCCAGCTGCCCCTGTTCCTCTTCTTCACAGGAATCTATCTGATCACTGTGTCTGGGAATCTGGGCATGATTATACTAATTGGGCTCAGTTCCAAcctgcacacacccatgtactaTTTCCTCAGCAGTTTGTCCTTCATTGACTTTGGTCAGTCCACAGTTGTTACCCCTAAAATGCTGGTGAGCTTTCTGACAGAGAAGAACCTCATCACCTACCCTGAATGCTTGGCTCAGCTCTACTTTGCCATCATTTTTGGCACAGCAGAGAGCTACACATTAGCTGCAATGGCATATGACCGCTATGTTGCCATCTGTAACCCCTTGGTTTACAATATAGCCATGTCCTCTCAGATTTACTGTTCTCTGATTTCAGGGGTATACATTTTTGCTGTGTTCTGTGCATCAGTAAACATGGGCTTCATGTTTAGGATCCAGTTCTGCAAATCAGATGTAATCAACCACTATTTCTGTGATTTCCTTCCCCTCTTGAAACTTGCATGCTCTAATACATATGTCAGTGAAATGTTGATTCTATTTTTTGGTACACTGAATATCTTTGTCCCAATGCTGACCATTATTACTTCCTACATCTCCATTATTTCCAGCATCCTCCGCATTAGCTCTAGTGAGGGCAGGTCCAAAGCCTTTAGTACTTGCAGTTCCCACATCTCTGCTGTTGCTGTCTTCTATGGTTCTACAGCATTTGTGTACTTACAGCCATCACGAGTAAGTTCAATAGACCAAGGGAAAGTGTCCTCTGTGTTTTATACGACTGTTGTTCCCATGCTGAACCCCTTGATCTACAGCCTGAGGAATAAGGATGTCAGTGTtgcaatgaagaaaatacttgaaAGGAAAAGATTCATGTAA